The Teredinibacter sp. KSP-S5-2 genome includes a window with the following:
- a CDS encoding EAL domain-containing response regulator — protein sequence MNENPAEAGISVLIVDDSLAICQLLSAMLKDFGVTLVDYCHSGEDAFRMVERDPALYDALFVDLHMEGMDGLELMAKLNEIRYRGGVVVMSALDRKILDFTLEVISSYNLRVLGSAEKPFDKSLIAFMIKRIRNYRPHFPRREKVLKRREVYDAIKQSRILTYFQPKVSGGDNRLIGIECLVRLEMEGEGIIAPDRFIPVVEKFDLVDALLDSTLSVALPQYKEFVETSGANVPLAINISPMQLHNDVLPETLMEYLEKNDVDKSQVVLEITENHAIREEIQLKNLNRLRIHGFKLSLDDYGAGFTNIRQLKSLPFNEIKLDAKLIDGIRQDRVLQVIVRSVKNVCDELNLTLIAEGINDPDDLAMLNSIGVDGYQGYLFCRPKPLNELLRWYKVWVHTIHESRAKGVANPSV from the coding sequence ATGAACGAAAATCCGGCAGAAGCTGGAATATCCGTTTTGATTGTTGATGATTCGCTTGCGATATGCCAGCTTCTTTCGGCGATGTTAAAAGATTTCGGCGTGACGTTGGTCGATTACTGCCATAGTGGGGAAGATGCTTTTCGTATGGTAGAGAGGGATCCCGCACTCTACGATGCTCTGTTTGTTGATTTACATATGGAAGGCATGGACGGCTTGGAGTTAATGGCCAAACTGAACGAGATTCGCTACCGAGGCGGTGTGGTAGTGATGTCGGCGTTAGATAGAAAAATTCTCGATTTCACTCTGGAGGTTATAAGCAGCTACAACCTCCGTGTTCTTGGTTCCGCAGAAAAACCCTTTGATAAGTCGCTTATCGCGTTCATGATTAAGCGTATCCGTAACTATCGCCCACATTTTCCTCGCAGAGAAAAAGTACTCAAGCGCCGCGAAGTGTATGATGCGATTAAGCAAAGTCGGATCCTGACTTATTTTCAACCGAAAGTATCTGGCGGAGATAATCGTTTAATTGGCATTGAATGTTTGGTTCGACTGGAAATGGAAGGAGAGGGCATTATTGCTCCAGACCGTTTTATCCCTGTGGTGGAAAAATTTGATCTGGTGGATGCGTTACTTGACTCGACGCTTTCTGTTGCCTTACCGCAATATAAAGAATTTGTGGAAACCTCCGGTGCCAACGTGCCTCTGGCTATCAATATTTCGCCGATGCAATTGCATAATGATGTGCTGCCCGAAACATTAATGGAATACCTGGAAAAAAATGACGTAGATAAGTCGCAAGTGGTGCTGGAAATTACCGAAAATCATGCCATTCGTGAAGAAATACAACTTAAGAACTTAAATCGTTTACGTATTCATGGGTTTAAACTTTCACTTGATGATTATGGTGCAGGTTTTACCAATATTCGTCAGCTGAAAAGCCTTCCTTTTAATGAAATAAAACTGGATGCCAAGTTAATTGATGGTATTCGGCAGGATCGGGTGCTCCAGGTAATTGTGCGTTCAGTTAAAAACGTGTGCGACGAATTGAACCTGACATTAATTGCCGAAGGCATTAACGACCCGGATGATTTGGCGATGCTCAACTCAATTGGTGTTGATGGTTATCAGGGGTATTTGTTTTGTCGGCCGAA
- a CDS encoding NAD-dependent malic enzyme — protein sequence MKKPGIEYLHNPRLNKGTAFTPEERLELGLTGLLPPRVSTMQQQVERSLANMRAKPTNISKYMFLAALQKRNERLFFRMLIDHITELMPIVYTPTVGQACQEYSSIYRETSGYYLSLRDKGRVEELLSHWPDQDVRLIVATDGERILGLGDLGTNGMGIPIGKLALYCACAGIDPSQCMPIMIDVGTENEGLREDPLYLGLRQNRIRGEEYLEFIDEFIQAVKKRFPNALLQFEDFATPNAVSLLEKYRDELLCFNDDIQGTASVALAGLYAATRINNKKLSEMTYLFSGAGSAATGIGDLLSKAMQREGLSEQEANAKLFFIDSQGLVTQDRDYIAEHKKPFAADLPPMSFEEAVNQLKPDALIGATGTAGVFTQDIIETMGQNHESPIIFALSNPTANAECTAEQAYQWTNGRAIFASGSPFNVVHINNEIKIPGQGNNAYIFPGLGLGVLNSGATRVNDEMLISAAEALATSVSQTQIDHGCLYPPLKEIRKVSAKIAVAVAKTADECGLIQTQLPQDFDQVIQEKMYDPKY from the coding sequence ATGAAAAAACCCGGAATTGAATACCTTCATAACCCGAGACTAAATAAAGGCACCGCCTTCACACCCGAAGAGCGGCTGGAACTAGGCCTTACCGGACTCTTACCTCCACGAGTCAGCACAATGCAACAACAGGTTGAGCGATCACTTGCCAATATGCGCGCAAAGCCAACCAACATAAGTAAATACATGTTTTTAGCCGCGTTACAAAAACGCAATGAACGCCTGTTTTTTCGCATGCTCATTGATCATATTACCGAGCTTATGCCGATTGTTTACACACCCACAGTTGGTCAGGCATGTCAGGAGTATTCCAGCATCTACCGCGAAACAAGCGGTTACTACTTATCACTACGCGATAAAGGCAGAGTTGAAGAACTGTTGAGTCACTGGCCAGATCAGGATGTACGACTGATTGTCGCAACCGATGGCGAGCGGATTCTGGGACTTGGCGATCTTGGAACCAATGGTATGGGTATCCCGATTGGGAAACTCGCTCTCTATTGCGCTTGCGCAGGTATTGACCCATCCCAGTGCATGCCGATTATGATTGATGTCGGCACCGAGAATGAAGGGCTTCGGGAAGATCCCCTCTATTTGGGCTTAAGACAAAACCGTATTCGCGGCGAGGAATACCTGGAATTTATCGACGAATTTATTCAGGCCGTGAAAAAACGCTTTCCAAATGCCCTGTTGCAATTTGAAGACTTTGCCACACCGAATGCTGTCAGTCTGTTAGAGAAATACCGAGACGAATTGCTTTGCTTTAACGACGATATCCAGGGTACAGCCTCTGTAGCACTTGCAGGACTCTACGCGGCGACACGAATCAACAATAAAAAGCTTTCCGAGATGACCTATTTATTTTCCGGCGCGGGTTCAGCAGCCACCGGAATTGGGGATCTTTTGTCAAAAGCAATGCAAAGAGAGGGCTTGTCAGAACAAGAAGCAAACGCAAAACTGTTTTTTATTGACTCTCAGGGGCTAGTCACACAAGACCGGGACTACATCGCTGAACATAAAAAACCATTTGCAGCAGACTTACCGCCGATGTCCTTTGAGGAAGCGGTCAACCAACTAAAACCGGACGCACTCATTGGCGCAACCGGCACTGCAGGTGTGTTTACCCAAGATATTATTGAAACTATGGGGCAAAACCACGAGTCGCCAATTATTTTTGCGTTATCCAACCCCACGGCAAATGCAGAATGTACGGCTGAACAAGCCTATCAATGGACAAATGGGCGAGCCATTTTTGCCAGCGGCAGCCCATTTAATGTTGTTCACATAAATAACGAGATCAAAATTCCTGGTCAGGGAAATAACGCCTATATATTCCCAGGTTTAGGTCTCGGTGTTTTAAATTCCGGTGCAACACGCGTAAATGACGAAATGTTAATTAGTGCTGCAGAAGCCCTGGCCACGAGTGTTTCTCAAACACAAATTGATCATGGTTGCTTGTACCCACCACTCAAAGAAATTCGTAAGGTTTCAGCAAAGATCGCTGTTGCAGTTGCAAAAACAGCAGACGAATGTGGGTTAATACAGACTCAGTTGCCGCAGGATTTTGATCAGGTAATACAAGAAAAAATGTACGATCCAAAGTACTAA
- a CDS encoding SapC family protein yields the protein MSITALYKEPAALDTKKHVNLKLKLEGDFAFASHMNSVPVTGTEFFEASRHYPILFVKNDAGEVLSLALLSLKKEGHDLGNEWKNVYVPAVLRRYPFAITKEGGVVFDQQCPMLNEEDGELLFNEEGEPTDTMKRVVDFLRACEQNFAYTEQFLKAVQEADLLTEFKPSVKVGKGTVTLTDFFFIDEKKFLELPAETVQDWFKKGWIGWVYAHLHSIRSLGLLIQRHQAE from the coding sequence ATGTCTATTACTGCTTTATACAAAGAACCCGCTGCACTTGACACTAAAAAGCATGTAAACCTGAAGCTTAAGCTTGAAGGTGATTTTGCTTTTGCCAGCCATATGAACTCTGTCCCGGTTACTGGCACAGAGTTTTTTGAGGCTAGCCGTCATTACCCTATTTTGTTCGTAAAAAACGATGCTGGAGAAGTGCTATCTCTTGCGTTGTTGTCATTAAAAAAAGAAGGGCATGATCTCGGCAATGAATGGAAAAACGTTTATGTTCCTGCGGTACTGCGTCGTTATCCGTTTGCCATCACCAAAGAAGGTGGTGTGGTTTTTGATCAGCAATGTCCGATGTTGAATGAAGAAGACGGTGAACTTTTGTTCAATGAAGAAGGCGAACCAACGGATACTATGAAGCGCGTGGTCGATTTTCTTCGTGCTTGTGAGCAGAATTTTGCTTATACCGAGCAATTCTTAAAAGCTGTTCAGGAAGCGGATCTTTTAACTGAGTTCAAACCTTCGGTGAAAGTGGGTAAAGGCACTGTAACCTTGACCGATTTCTTCTTTATCGATGAAAAGAAATTCCTGGAATTACCAGCTGAGACTGTTCAGGACTGGTTCAAAAAAGGTTGGATTGGTTGGGTTTATGCTCATTTGCACTCTATCCGTTCTTTGGGATTGCTGATTCAGCGTCACCAAGCAGAATAA
- a CDS encoding ferredoxin--NADP reductase: MAELIRETVTEVHHWTDSLFSFKTTRNPGFRFDNGHFTMMGLEQPGGKPLLRAYSLTSANYEEHLEFFSIKVPDGPLTSQLQHVKPGDQILISSKSTGTLVVDALLPGKHLYLISTGTGLAPFMSIIKDPEVYERFDKVVLVHGVRYVDELAYRKVILEELPKNEFFGEEVSNKLLYYPTVTREPHENQGRVTDAMVSGEVARKLGLPVLNPEQDRFMICGSPSMLKDTCMILDNMGFRESRNGYMGEYVIERAFVEQ, from the coding sequence ATGGCCGAATTAATCCGCGAGACTGTCACAGAGGTTCATCACTGGACCGATTCACTGTTTAGTTTTAAAACCACCCGTAATCCGGGTTTTCGATTTGATAACGGGCATTTCACTATGATGGGCTTGGAACAGCCGGGTGGTAAGCCCTTACTTCGTGCCTACAGCTTAACCAGTGCGAATTACGAGGAGCATCTGGAGTTCTTTAGCATTAAGGTGCCCGATGGTCCGTTAACCTCCCAGCTCCAGCATGTAAAACCGGGTGACCAGATTCTGATTAGCAGCAAATCAACCGGGACTCTGGTGGTAGACGCATTGCTTCCCGGTAAGCATTTGTATTTGATTTCCACGGGAACCGGTTTAGCGCCATTCATGAGCATTATCAAAGACCCTGAAGTGTATGAGCGCTTTGATAAGGTTGTGCTGGTTCACGGTGTGCGTTATGTGGACGAGTTGGCCTATAGAAAGGTGATTCTGGAGGAGTTGCCTAAAAATGAGTTTTTTGGTGAGGAGGTCAGTAACAAGCTTCTTTACTACCCGACTGTGACTCGTGAACCTCATGAAAACCAGGGCCGGGTAACGGATGCGATGGTCTCCGGTGAGGTGGCTCGTAAGTTGGGGCTGCCGGTGTTAAACCCGGAGCAGGACCGTTTTATGATCTGTGGTAGCCCGAGCATGCTTAAGGATACCTGTATGATTTTGGACAATATGGGTTTTCGGGAGTCGCGCAATGGTTACATGGGGGAGTACGTGATAGAACGTGCTTTTGTGGAGCAGTAA
- a CDS encoding LysR family transcriptional regulator, translating to MKYTLRQLEVFIATAHYQNVTKAADSLAMSQSAASGSLRDLEEQFDVKLFDRVGKRLHLNELGQILRPKAEALLEQANELQLALQKHNQPGDLRVGATLTIGNYLAVELIHQYKKRFPDTRVSLEVNNTQTIAAGVLNFDLDLGMIEGDLHHPDLHITPWQPDEMMIFASSSHPLANKKELSDEDLMAAKWILRESGSGTRQAFDWAMHDLLPKLDIEMELQHTEAIKRAVKSGLGISCLSKIALEDSFNRGDFVPLKTPGRDFHRTFYFVQHKEKYQSAGLQEWKKICGLT from the coding sequence ATGAAGTACACACTGCGCCAACTCGAAGTCTTTATTGCTACCGCCCATTACCAAAATGTCACCAAAGCGGCGGATAGCCTGGCTATGTCCCAATCTGCCGCAAGTGGCTCACTCCGTGACCTGGAAGAACAGTTTGATGTAAAGCTGTTTGACCGGGTGGGTAAGCGGCTCCATTTAAATGAGCTGGGTCAGATACTTCGCCCCAAAGCTGAAGCCCTATTGGAACAGGCAAATGAACTCCAGCTGGCTTTGCAAAAACACAATCAACCCGGCGACCTGCGTGTTGGCGCCACCCTAACCATCGGAAATTACCTGGCCGTAGAATTAATTCATCAATATAAAAAACGCTTCCCAGATACTCGGGTCAGCCTCGAAGTAAATAACACACAAACCATTGCCGCCGGTGTACTCAACTTCGACCTGGACTTAGGCATGATTGAAGGCGACCTGCATCACCCGGATTTACACATTACCCCCTGGCAGCCGGATGAAATGATGATTTTTGCCTCCAGCTCACACCCACTAGCCAATAAAAAAGAGTTGTCAGATGAAGACCTGATGGCTGCAAAATGGATACTACGCGAATCCGGCTCCGGCACTCGCCAGGCGTTCGATTGGGCTATGCACGACCTGCTACCCAAATTGGATATCGAAATGGAACTGCAACATACCGAAGCCATTAAACGCGCAGTGAAATCAGGCTTAGGAATTTCCTGTCTATCTAAAATTGCACTGGAGGACTCCTTTAATCGCGGTGACTTTGTTCCACTAAAAACACCGGGTCGAGATTTTCATCGGACATTCTATTTCGTCCAACATAAAGAAAAATACCAGAGCGCAGGGCTACAAGAATGGAAAAAAATTTGCGGGTTAACCTAA